The sequence GAAGGGCTACAGTCATGCTTTGTTGGGTATCTTTGATGCGATCGCACCAGCTGCTGCGGCAGCAATGCATGCATTAGATGCTGGAGACATGCAAAAGTATGATCAGTTATTGGAAAAAACGGTACCATTATCGCGACATATTTTCCAATCACCTACTTTTTCTTATAAAACAGGTGTTGTCTTTATGGCTTATTTAAATGGTCACCAAGATCACTTCCGCATGATAGGTGGAAAAGAAAGTGCGCGTTCGATTGTACATTTATCTGATCTGTTTGTAATGGCAGATGAAGCTGGCTTGTTACGAGATCCAGCACTGGCAACGGAAAGAATGCGTCTTGCTCTTGAACTAGCAGGTGTGAAACAGGAGGGTGTGCGATGACAGATCAGCAATTAATGAGTCGTCTTAGTCTCAATCAAATTACAATTGAGCAATGGACACTAGAGGAAGCAGTGCAGGGCTGTGTCCGAAATGAAGTACCATGGATTTCGGTCTGGCGTCATAAGATTGCGGAAATAGGACTATCGAAATCTAAAAAATTAATTCAAGATGCTGGCTTGCAGGTGTCCAGTATATGTCGTGGTGGAATGTTCCCTGCGGCGACAGCGAAAGAACGGGCAGATCGTATCGACGATAATAAACGTGCCGTCGAAGAAGCAGCAGAGTTGGGAACCGATACATTAGTATTAGTGTGTGGACCCAGCGCAGATAAAGATATTTTAACGGCGAGAGAGCAAGTAGCAGAAGGCATTGATCAGCTTGTTCCTTTTGCTAAAGATCACGGTGTTAAATTGGCGATCGAACCGCTTCATCCAATGTTTGCTGCCGACAGATCGGTTATTAATACGATGGATCAGGCATCTACCATCGCCGAAAAGTATGCAGCAGATGAAGTAGGTGTGGTAGTCGACGTCTATCATGTCTGGTGGGATCCGAATCTTTATGCGGAAATCGAAAGAGCAAAAGGAAGAATTCTTGGCTTCCATGTATCAGACTGGAAAGTCCCAATGGATGATATGTTCAAAGGCCGTTCTATGATGGGTGATGGCGTGATCGAGATCAATAAAATGCGAAAAGCAGTAGAGACAGCAAGATATCATGGTCCAATTGAAGTGGAGATTATTAACCAATCTTTATGGGACCGTGATGGGGATGATGTACTGAAAGAAGTCAAGCAAAGTTTCGCAAAGCACGTATAAGATAGTTAGGGATGGGATGGAAAGAGTGTATCTTGCTAATAAGATACACTTTTTTCTATATATATGGAGGAGGTTAGCAGTATGACAGAGAAATTTGCACCCGCACCACTTTTTCGGGATCCAATCTATGATGGCGCTGCAGATCCAACAGTCATATGGAACCACTTAGAACAGAAATGGTGGATGTTATATACAAATAGAAGAACAACAAGTCCTGGAATTGGCGTTTCATGGGTTCATGGTACGGATTTAGGAATTGCGAGTTCTGAAGATGGTTGTGATTGGTTATATCGAGGTACTGTCTCAGGGTTAGATGTGCAAAATGGCCGAAACACTTTTTGGGCCCCTGAAGTCATCTATCATGAAGGGATGTATCACATGTATGTCAGTTACATTGAAGGAATTCCTTCCAAATGGGAGGGGCACTACAGGTCTATTTTGCATTATACAAGTAGAGATTTATGGCAATGGAACTATCAAAGCACCCTAGATTTAAGCTCTGCTTTTGTGATCGATGCGGCTGTACACAGACTTCCAAACGGTAAATGGCGGATGTGGTATAAAGATGAAAGAAATGGGAGTCATACCTATGCTGCAGATAGTGATGACTTGTATAACTGGACAACAGGCGAGCCTGTGATAACAGATTTTCCGCATGAAGGAGCAAATGTGTTTAAGTGGCAAGGATTCTATTGGCTGATCGTTGATGAATGGAATGGACAAGGTGTCTATCAATCTGATGATGCGATAGAGTGGAGAAGACACAACAAAATTCTCAGTGAGGACGGTAATAGAAGGGATGACCAAGGCCCCGCGCTTCATGCGGATGTTCTGGTAGTAAAGGAGAAAGCGTATATCTTTTATTTTACACATCCAGACAGGAACAAAGGATATACGGAGGAGAGTTATCAAGCAAAAAGGTCATCGATTCAAATTGCTGAACTTGAGTTAGTGAATGGCAGATTAATATGTGATCGTAACAAAAAAGTATAATTTGTATAGGAGGAGCAGATGATTAACTTTTTGGGAAAATAACAAGTTTACTGATTCAAGGTAACTAGGATAAAAGAAAAAGAGTAGGAAAATAATCTGATAGTCTTTACATTATTAGCTAGTAATGGTAATTTGGTAGTGTAAATGTCGTGTGTTGTGGAGGGGAGAATACTGAGAAAAGTTCATGATTCATTTGCAATATACATAACCATAGCAGTTAGTATTACACTGCTGATTGGTATTGGCTGGTTCGTTCTAAGCTATTATCAAGGAAAGACCGTGTTTAATCAAAATGCAATTAAAGAGTATCCCTATCATCTTCATGAAACGAAGTTAATCTCCTCATCCTCACAAATTTCTGTTACAGAAATGAATACGGATCGGATAGAGGAATCAGAAGAAGAAGAAGAATTGGAGTCGGAAGAGCCATCTGAAGATGCAGAGGAGCTTGATCAAGAAGAGATTGAACAAGAAAATAGCTATTATAATAACTCTTACTCAACAGATGAAAGTATCCGCCAAGATGTTTACGGTAACTAGGTTAAATTTTTCTATCAGCAAATAAAGTATAAAAGTGCAGTTACAGCAGTAATCACACTTGTTAAAAGGTGAAATGATGCCGAGTTTTTCTTTTTTAATACAGCGGAGGTACCATGTGAATAGGAAACGTTATCGTGTCATTCCTGCCATGCTTGTGTTTTTGGGTTTTGTGATTACATATTATGTTCCATCTGCATATCCTTATGTATTTATAGTGATTGCAATATTTGTATTGATTTTCGGTTGGAAGGAAGTAAAAATGAAGTTACAACAAGCCACGACGGAAGATGAAATACGACCAATTGTAGTACCCGTCATACTCACTGCCATGGTATTTATTATCGGGATTTTGTCACTAGTGCTGTAGAGTCTATTCATTAGCTCCGGCCAGCCTTGCAGGACGGGAAGTGGCTGGCAGGAGCGGGTATCTTATCACAAAAAAACATGTCAAAATAAGCTAGAGAGCTATACTTTTGAACCTGAAGTATATTGGTGCTAATCGAGGATAAATCCCATTCTTTTGTTCGTTTCAACCTCGATCACCTGGATTGAGGATGATCGTTTGCAACCAATTCTAAATCTGCAGCTCTAGCATTGGCAATGACCTGTTCGGGACTTTTACAACCGGGAATGACGGTGGTAACGGCCTCATGCTTTAAACACCATGCAAGTGCCCAGCTTGCCATATTGACACCTTCAGGGACTTCATGACGAGCAATTTCTTCCACCATATTTAACACACGTTCCGTCTGATTTTGATCGTGTTTTGATCGGACATCGTTACTTTCAAAAGTAGCGCCTGGCTTATATTTTCCTGATAAGTAGCCACTTGCTAATGGTACTCTTGCTAAAACGCCTAGATCTTGCTGGATAGCTGCTGGATAAATCGCTTCTTCTGGAGCTCGATCAAGACGATTATATACTACTTGAATGGCATCAGCCCCCACTTCTGACGCTTTCTCTGTCTGGAACGGATCATCATTATCTTTTAATGAAATAGCAAGATGTTTAATCTTTCCTGCCTGCTTCTGTTTATCCAGCATGGTCCACAGCTCGTCATTCTGGAATTCGTCATTACTGCAGGAATGGGCCTGATAAACATCGATATAATCCGTTTTTAAAGATTTTAAAGAAGCATCCAGTTGTGTTAAGACTTCGTCAGCGCTCCAATGACGTGTTCTTTCAAAATTGCCATGAAAATGATGTCCGAATTTTGTTGCGACAATCCAGTCTTCCCGATTATCCCGGCTAAAGAAATCACCGATAAATCGCTCTGATAAGTGGTCACCATAACATTCTGCAGTATCAATTAAGTTAATGCCTTCGGTTTTTGCCTGATGTAGAATCTGGTCTACTTCGAGCTGTGTAAAGTCCATTCCCCATTCACCACCATACTGCCATGTACCAAGTCCAACAACAGATACGTTTACATTTGTTTTTCCAAGTCTGCGATATTTCATTTGGACACCTCACTTTATATAGTCATATACCTATAGCATACCCGATAAAAGTATGCAAGTCACAAAATTGACATAAATCTATGAATAAATTGTGAAGTATTGAACAATGTTGTTGCAGAATGACAATAATTTGATATGATGAAAGTGTAGTAAAACAATTATTTAAATACATGTGAAACATTGAACAAGGAGGAGTGAGGAAAATGTTTTTCGAGTTTCTCAGAGAAAATCGTGTTGTTGCAGGGCTGCTGGCATTTATTAGAGTCTACTTAGGTTATCAATGGATGACAGCAGGCTGGGGTAAAATTACCGGTGAAGGTTTTGATGCATCAGGATTTATTCAAGGAGCTATCGCAGGTGCAACGGGTGAACATCCGAGTGTTCAAGGATGGTGGGCTACATTTTTAGAAAACATAGCTTTACCAGGTGCAAGTGTATTTAGCTTCATAGTGATGTGGGGTGAATTGTTAGTAGGTATCGCACTAATATTAGGCATTTTTACTAATTTTGCAGCATTGATGGGAATTATCATGAACTTTGCTTTTGTTCTAAGTGGAACCGTAAGTACAAACGGACAAATGATTTTATTAACTGCTATATTACTAGTTGCTGGTTATAATGCAGGTAGGTTTGGATTAGACAGATATGTGATTCCGTTTTTACACCAATTCATGGAGAAAAGAAGAAATAACGTGAAGCATTTGGTAGCAGGTAGTCATTAAGCACAGTATTTTATGTGAAATATTGAACAAAAAGGGGAGATTAAAGTGTTTACGAATTTATTAAGAAATAATAAAGTTGTTGCAGGTGTGTTGACGTTTATCCGAGTATATTTAGGCTATCAATGGCTGACAGGCGGTTGGGGGAAAATAACAGGCGGTGGATTTGATGCAAGTGGTTTTATTCAAGGTGCGATTGGCCAGGCAACAGGCGATCACCCAGCAGTTCAAGGATGGTGGGCAGCTTTCTTAGAAAATGTCGCAATGCCAGGTGCGAACGTCTTCAGCTTTATGGTAATGTGGGGAGAGTTTCTCGTAGGCTTAGCTTTAATTTTAGGTTTGTTTACTAACTTTGCAGCATTAATGGGAATCATTATGAATTTCGCATTTCTTTTCAGTGGCACCGTAAGCACAAACGGCCAAATGATTTTACTAACGATCTTCATTCTTGTAGCAGGATATAACGCAGGAAGATTCGGTCTGGATCGTTACGTCATCCCATTTTTAAAAAATAAAATAAACCATAGCAACGAAAAAAAATATATTAGACACGCAGAGGCACACTGACAAAAAGATAGCTATTACCAAATAGAAGTCCTTAAACTTCCATCCTGAAGATTAGAAAGCGATTTTGGATGAGCTTTCACTAAAATCTTCTATTATCTAAAATAGATCTGTTAGCAATACCCAGTAAATCCTATACTCAGACCACACGCTCGAACGTTAATGCGTGTGGTTTTTGATTTTAACAGAAAGTATAAAAATGCAGTCTCACCAGTAATCATAGTGAACATGAAGTTTCGTTCCTATAATATGGATTATGTTAACAAAGGCTGTATTGCATAATGGTCATTTTGATATTGATTATCTGCTTAGCAAAGCTCCAGAAATAGGCTCCGCGTCCTGTGGGAACGGCTTCAGCTAGGCTACTACTTTGAACGACTTCTTTACTGCCTTGTGCCGAGGAAGCTTACTTCAAAGCGATAATAGTAGACACAGGCACAAACTAAGTGGATCTTCATCTCGCGCTGATTCCACGGGAGTCTCCGCCTATTTCTTACGCTTATGGGAAGTGCTACAACGTATGGAACAGCTAAAAGCAGTAATTCTAGGCATTTTTCAATAGCTATTATATATGCATACGATCAATATGCTAGCTCTTACAAAAATTGTAGAGTCCCAATTCTAGCGTAGGCCAACTACGGAGACTCCCGCGGGATTATGCAGGCGCTGAAGATCCACAACGTCTGCACCTGCGTCTTCTAGTAACGCTTCGAAGTAGGCTTCCTCGGTGCAAGGCAGCAGAGAAGTATTTCGGGTAGTAGCCTAGCTTCAGCCGTGCCCCGCAGGACGCGGAGTGGTTGGACGGAGCGGTATCCCAGCACATTAAATATCTCAATATGGATGCTTGGCTGCTATGGCTAGTTAACATAATCCATATTATAGGAAGCTCAAATAGTTGTATTCCAAAAATGACAAAGTATTTCCATTTTAATTTTTCTGGACTCATAACAATTTTTAGAAACGTATACCTTAATTAGTAGAAATTTCAGAAAGACAAAAAAAGGCACCCTGCATTTGCAGGGTGCAAAGGGGGACAATCTATTTTGAATCAAAATACTGTACATCTATCCACATCTGGAATGACGTGAACAGTATATGTACACAACAACTATTATTGTAACCGATTTCATTATATAAAATTTAGAAAACGATTACAATAGGTCTTTTGAACTAAATTTATTCAAATTATAGAAATAATAAAATTTTTTTCCTTGAATAAGCTTTAGTATAGAGCTCGTTTTAAAATACGCAAAGCAGTGGGTGATCAGCATGAAAAAACGGCATTTCTATGATCGGCAGCAACGGAAAATTCTATTTTTTATTGGACTTGGTGCTTTTATCCTTGTATTAGCTTTTATCATTTATGGTATTGTTTATCTGTTTTCAGAAGAGCGTCAGGTGGTGCAGGTAGCGGAGCAGTTTTATGAATATGAACAGGAAGGCGATTTCGGTAACTCATGGGAATTATTTCATTCCTCGATGAAAAAAAGATTTAATAAAGGAACGTATATGCAAGATCGTGCCCATGTGTTTCTTAATCATTTTGGTGTGGATTCATTTGATTTTAGTCTTGGAGATCCTTCTGAAATCAAAAACTTTCAATTAACAGAGGATCCTACTGTCGAGTACACGGTGTACCAGATTGATGTTACATCTATGTACAATAGTAAATATGGCTATCTGGAAATAAGGCAGCCGGTGATTTTAATTGAAGAAGATTCGGAGTGGAAAGTTTTGTGGGATTATGACCACTAAGAACGGTAAATGTTGTATTTTCTGTTCATTCATTGTATACTGGTAACTACCATACTAGTATAAAAGGTGATGAAGAAATGGCGAATTTAGGTCAACGAGCAAGGGGATCCTCAAGAGATTACGTGTATAACACGATTAAAGCACAAATCATGAATGGTGAGATACCACCTGGAACAAAATTATCTGAAAAAGAGATTTCTGACAAACTGGAAGTAAGCAGGACGCCAGTAAGGGAAGCGATTCTTAAATTGAATCAGGAAGAGCTGCTGGGCGTTTATCCGCAGATTGGCACAATTGTAACCAAAATTGATTTGAAGTTAGTGGAAGAAGGCAGATTTATTAGAGAGAATATCGAAAAAGCGATTGTCCGGGAAGCGGCAGAAATGATGGATGAGGAAGCACTTCTTCAATTAGAAACCAATCTCACTTTACAGGAATTCTCTCTGGAGAAAGAGTCGTTTCAACGTCTCTTTGAACTAGATGATGAATTTCATCAATTATTATATACAGGGTGCGGGAAAGACCGTACGTGGGAAATGATAAAACGAATGAATATCCAGTTTGACCGACTGCGTTTATTACGTCTTTCCGTTAATCATGATTGGCAGATTATTGTAAGTCAGCATCGAGAGATATTTGAAGCAATCTCTGCTAAAGATGGCGTATTAGCAGAAAAATTAGTAATGGATCACCTTAAACTTGTGAATGTGGAAAAAGATGATTTGAAACTGGACAATCCAGAATTTTTTATTTAGGGGTGACAGCTAATGGATAGCAGTAAATATAAGATGTGGTTACAGTATGAAATATGTACAGTAGAACAGGTGAATGTGCAATATCAGAGTCTGTTGCGTAATGTCGTGATCAAAGGAAACGATCCAATCATTTTTTCGGCAAAGGATGAATTGCAGAGAGCTGTAAAAGGAATGTTAGATCATGAGTTAAGCTGGACTGAGAATGTCCAGGAGGCGAATTTTGTAATCGGTAACATAAATGAAGTAGCTGATTTTCTAAAAGAGGAGCAGCGTCAGTTGTTAACCGATTTAACCGAGGAAGGCTACATAGTTCAAACAAGTAATCAAAAAACGTATATTGTAGGAAATACTGATAAAGGTGTATTGTATGGAGTCCATCATTTTATACGACTAATGCAAATCAATTCAGATCTTTCACAATTGCAAATAGTGGAACAGCCAAAGAATCAGTTTCGGATGATCAATCAATGGGATAATCTGGATGGTACTGTGGAGAGAGGTTATTCAGGTCAATCGATTTTTTATCAAAACGGAAAAATTGTGAAGGATAAAAAGAGAATACGCGATTATGCAAGATACTTATCCTCTGTTGGAATTAATGCGATTTCCATTAATAATGTGAATGTATGGGAAGAGGAAACTTATTTTATTACCAACAAATATCTTGCCGAAATAAAAGCAATAGCGGATATTTTTAGTGCTTATGCTATCAGGCTTTATTTAAGCATCAATTTTGCAAGCCCAATGGCGATTGATGGTTTGTCAACAGCAGATCCTTTAAATAAAGAGGTAAAGCAGTGGTGGAAAGAAAAGGTCGCGGAAATATATGAATACATACCTGATTTTGGTGGTTTTGTTGTTAAAGCGGATTCAGAACATCGCCCGGGCCCGTTTACATATAATCGTGATCATGCAGATGGTGCTAATATGTTAGCCGAGGCATTGGAGCCCTATGATGGTAAAGTCGTTTGGCGCTGTTTTGTCTATAATTGTCTGCAGGATTGGCGTGATCGTGCAACTGATCGTGCAAGGGCTGCTTATGATCACTTTAAACCATTGGACGGAAGATTCCATGAAAATGTCTTGCTGCAAATAAAGAATGGTCCGATGGATTTTCAGGTGCGTGAGCCTGTTTCACCTTTATTAGGTGCGATGCCTCAGACGAATCAATTAGTCGAATTCCAGGTGGCACAGGAGTATACAGGTCAGCAAATCGACCTCTGTTATTTAATACCACAGTGGAAACAGGTGTTAGATTTCGATACCCATATAAAAGGGACAGGATCCACTATTTCAGAAATTGTTGCGGGAAACATACACGCGTATAAGTACAGTGGTATTGCTGCTGTTTCAAACATTGGAGACGATGAAAATTGGACTGGACATACACTTGCTCAAGCAAATTTGTATGGGTATGGGCGCTTAATCTGGGACCCATCATTATCTTCTCAGGAAATCGCAGAGGAATGGATAAGCCAAACATTCGGTAACCAGAAAGAAGTAGTTGAAAAAATTGGAAGCATGCTATTATCTTCGTGGACAATATATGAAAATTATACTGCACCGCTCGGGGTTGGCTGGATGGTGACACCAGGCATCCATTATGGCCCTAATATTGATGGCTATGAATATTCAAGATGGGGTACATACCATTTTGCAGATCGTGAAGGAATAGGTGTAGATCGAACGATAGAAACAGGAACAGGGTACACGGATCAATATGAAGAGCCCAACCGGTCCATTTATAATATTCTCAGTGAATGTCCGGATGAGCTGCTTTTATTTTTTCATCATGTACCATACAAGTATACGTTAAAGAATGGAGAAACTGTTATTCAACATATTTACAACACTCACTTTAAAGGCTATGAGCAAGTAGAAGACTTAATGGATAGTTGGAATAGTCTGGAGTCATTGATGGACAACGACCGATTTAAAAATGTGCAAGATCGATTCCGCAGACAGAAAATAAACGCTAAAGAATGGAGAGACCAGATCAATAGCTACTTTTACCGGAAATCAGGGATTGCAGACCAATATAATCGAACAATTTACTAGTGAATCGATTGTTAGAATAAAAACAACATATATGTCATGCAGAAATAGATTAACAGTTTGATAGTCGTTTCGGAGCAAGCGGCTATCAGTTTCTCGCATAACACGCAGAACTGGATCTTTGTTATAGAGGAGGAATGCACATGCGCATGGTATTTCGCTGGTTTGGTGAAGGCAATGATAGTATCAGTCTTTCACAAGTTAAACAGATCCCTGGTGTAGAAGGAATTGTTTGGGCATTGCATAATGTGCCGGTTGGAGAAATTTGGCCACTGGATAGAATGCAAGAGATAAAAAAACAAGCAAATAAATATAATCTGCACCTGGATGTCGTAGAGAGTGTCAATATTCATGAAACTATTAAACTCGGTACACCGGAACGGGATCACTATATTAATAATTATCTGGAAACGATAAAAAATTTAGCCACAGTCGGTGTGAAAGTAATTTGCTATAACTTTATGCCTGTTTTTGATTGGGTGCGTACTGATTTATTTGGAAAACTATCAGATGACTCGACAGCGTTATTTTATGAGAAAGCGAAAGTAGATGACATGGATCCGATGGAATTGGTAGAGAAAATCGCATCAAATCCAGATTATACAATGCCTGGATGGGAACCGGAGCGATTGGAAACATTGAAGGAGCTATTCCATGCCTATCATGAGGTTAGTACTACAGACTTAATGAATAATCTGGCATATTTTCTAGAGCGGGTTATACCCGTTTGTGAAGCGTATGATATTAAACTAGCTATTCATCCGGATGATCCGCCATGGGAAATTTTCGGCTTACCGCGTATTGTGACGACACAGGAAAGATTGAGAGAAATTATTAATCTAGTACCCAGTCATTGTAACGGGATCACCTTATGTTCAGGTGCGCTTGGTGTCCGAGCAGATAATGATATTGTTTCCATGATTCATGAATTTGCTGATCATATACATTTTGCCCATATTCGAAATGTGAAGTTATTTGATAATGGTGATTTTATCGAAACATCCCACATGACAAGGGATGGTTCCATTGCGATAGACGACATTGTAAAAGCGTATAATCAGATCAGTTTTAAGGGGTATGTGAGACCAGATCATGGCAGACACATTTGGGAAGAACAATGCCGACCTGGTTACGGATTATACGATCGTGCCTTAGGGATTATGTATTTATCTGGGTTGTGGGATGCCTATCAATCGATGAAAAGAAGGGATGAAACTCATGTTACCGATACACAGCAATTTAAAGGATAAAGTAGCGGTTGTTACTGGTGGAGGAGGTGTCCTATGTGGAGCAATGGCAAAAGAACTTGCAAGACAAGGAATGAAGGTGGCCATCCTTAATCGGACCTTTGTTAAAGCAGAAAAGGTTGTTAATGAAATCAAGCAGGAAAAAGGTGAGGCGATGGCAATAGCGTGCGATGTATTGGATCGTAATGCTGTTATTGCAGCAGAGCAGCAAGTGTTTCAGACATTTGGCGCTTGTGATGTACTTATTAATGGCGCAGGCGGCAATCATCCAGATGGCACAACGGCTAATGAGCGATTTAGCAAAGAGGATCAAAGTGATCCAGCCATTCGCAGTTTTTTTGATATGACAACAGAAGGGTTCTCGTCTGTTTTTAATTTAAATTTCATTGGCACCTTGATTCCGACACAAATCTTTGCTGAACGGATGGTGAACCGGCGTACGACGGTTATAAACATTTCTTCAATGAGTGCGCCAAGTCCGATGACCAAAGTACCGGCTTACAGTGCAGCCAAAGCAGCGATCAATAATTTTACTCAATGGCTTGCAGTACATATGGCAGAGGCAAATGTTCGAGTAAATGCGATTGCGCCTGGCTTCTTCTTAACCGATCAAAACAGACCATTATTAACGAAGGAAGATGGTTCACCTACGCCGAGAATGCAAAAAATCATCGATCATACACCAATGGAAAGGCTCGGATCGGCAGAAGATCTATTAGGAACGCTTTTATGGTTGACTGACGAGGAAGCTAGTGGCTTTGTGACGGGCACATGTATTCCGGTAGATGGCGGATTTATGGCGTATAGCGGGGTGTAGGGATGAAAGATGTCATTACAGTTGGTGAATCAATGATTTTATTCACACCTGCTACGTCGCCGATGCTGAGATATGCAGAGACTTTCTCGAAAGATATAGGTGGTGCAGAGTCTAACGTCGCAATCGGATTAGCTCGATTAGGTCATGATGTCGGCTGGATCAGCAGGCTTGGTAATGATGAGTTTGGCACTTTTATTATGAACAGAATTCGGGGGGAAGGGGTGGATGTCAGTCAGGTAAAGCGGGATGACGAATATCCAACCGGTTTATATTTTAAAGAGATCCGTCATGCAAGAGATGTGCGTGTCCAATATTACCGAAAAGGATCAGCCGCCAGTCAGCTTTCAATTAATGATATCGATGAGACATATTGGATAGAGGCAAAATACCTTCATTTGACAGGGATAACGCCTGCTCTCAGCGACTCAGCCTATGAAACAGTAGTGTTACTAATGAAGCAGGCAATAGCAAATAACGTTAAAATTGTCTTTGATCCTAACATACGTCGGAAGCTGTGGCCTGATATTAAAGCACGTTCCGTATTGAAGGAATTAATTAGTTATGCAGATATTGTGCTACCAGGCATGGAGGAAGCAACTTTTTTATTTGGTGAAGAGGACCCGGAGAAAGCAGCTGCGTTATTTTTAGAAGCTGGCAGTGAGCAGGTGATCATCAAGTTAGGCGAGCGAGGTGCCTATTATAAAACAGCAAACGAAAATGGATTTGTTTCTCCGTATCAAGTGAAAGAGGTTATCGATCCGGTCGGTGCTGGTGACGGTTTTGCGGCAGGATTCATCTCTGGATTACTTGACGGTTTACCGACGGAACAAGCTGTGAAGCGAGCGAATGCAGTTGGCGCCATTCAGACGCAAATAGCAGGAGATTATCAAGGTTTACCAGATCGGGGAGAATTAGAGCAGTTTATGTATAGACAATCAAATCAGGATGTCAAAAGGTAGGTGGCCGATATGGAGGGTTTACAGAGAATGACTGATACAGGGGTTATTGCCGTTATGCGGGATATGACGCCTGAGACAATTATTCCAGTTGCGCAAGCATTGTATGATGGTGGCGTAACCATTTTAGAAATTACTGTGGAAACACCAAAGGTTTTAACATTAATGGAAATGGTCAAAGACAGATTTGGCGATGATGTGATGGTAGGTGCTGGTACGGTATTGGATGCAGAAACGGCAAGAGCAGCTCTAATGGCTGGAGCATCCTTTATATTTTCCCCAATAGTAAGAAAAGAGACGATTCAGATGACCAAGCGTTATGGTGCTGTTTCCGTTGCTGGTGCCTTTACACCAACGGAAATAGTAACGGCATATGAGAATGGTGCAGATATGATCAAGGTATTCCCAGCCAGTGTACTTGGACCACGTTTTTTTAAAGATTTAAAAGGTCCTTTACCCCATATCCCTGTGATGCCAACCGGTGGAATCGATCCCCGCAACGCAGGAGAGTATATCCAAGCCGGAGCGGTAGCGATAGGTGCTGGAAGTACATTGGTGAAA is a genomic window of Gracilibacillus salinarum containing:
- a CDS encoding GntR family transcriptional regulator; protein product: MANLGQRARGSSRDYVYNTIKAQIMNGEIPPGTKLSEKEISDKLEVSRTPVREAILKLNQEELLGVYPQIGTIVTKIDLKLVEEGRFIRENIEKAIVREAAEMMDEEALLQLETNLTLQEFSLEKESFQRLFELDDEFHQLLYTGCGKDRTWEMIKRMNIQFDRLRLLRLSVNHDWQIIVSQHREIFEAISAKDGVLAEKLVMDHLKLVNVEKDDLKLDNPEFFI
- a CDS encoding sugar phosphate isomerase/epimerase family protein — encoded protein: MTDQQLMSRLSLNQITIEQWTLEEAVQGCVRNEVPWISVWRHKIAEIGLSKSKKLIQDAGLQVSSICRGGMFPAATAKERADRIDDNKRAVEEAAELGTDTLVLVCGPSADKDILTAREQVAEGIDQLVPFAKDHGVKLAIEPLHPMFAADRSVINTMDQASTIAEKYAADEVGVVVDVYHVWWDPNLYAEIERAKGRILGFHVSDWKVPMDDMFKGRSMMGDGVIEINKMRKAVETARYHGPIEVEIINQSLWDRDGDDVLKEVKQSFAKHV
- a CDS encoding DoxX family protein, producing the protein MFFEFLRENRVVAGLLAFIRVYLGYQWMTAGWGKITGEGFDASGFIQGAIAGATGEHPSVQGWWATFLENIALPGASVFSFIVMWGELLVGIALILGIFTNFAALMGIIMNFAFVLSGTVSTNGQMILLTAILLVAGYNAGRFGLDRYVIPFLHQFMEKRRNNVKHLVAGSH
- a CDS encoding aldo/keto reductase, producing MKYRRLGKTNVNVSVVGLGTWQYGGEWGMDFTQLEVDQILHQAKTEGINLIDTAECYGDHLSERFIGDFFSRDNREDWIVATKFGHHFHGNFERTRHWSADEVLTQLDASLKSLKTDYIDVYQAHSCSNDEFQNDELWTMLDKQKQAGKIKHLAISLKDNDDPFQTEKASEVGADAIQVVYNRLDRAPEEAIYPAAIQQDLGVLARVPLASGYLSGKYKPGATFESNDVRSKHDQNQTERVLNMVEEIARHEVPEGVNMASWALAWCLKHEAVTTVIPGCKSPEQVIANARAADLELVANDHPQSR
- a CDS encoding DoxX family protein, whose translation is MFTNLLRNNKVVAGVLTFIRVYLGYQWLTGGWGKITGGGFDASGFIQGAIGQATGDHPAVQGWWAAFLENVAMPGANVFSFMVMWGEFLVGLALILGLFTNFAALMGIIMNFAFLFSGTVSTNGQMILLTIFILVAGYNAGRFGLDRYVIPFLKNKINHSNEKKYIRHAEAH
- a CDS encoding alpha-glucuronidase family glycosyl hydrolase, translated to MDSSKYKMWLQYEICTVEQVNVQYQSLLRNVVIKGNDPIIFSAKDELQRAVKGMLDHELSWTENVQEANFVIGNINEVADFLKEEQRQLLTDLTEEGYIVQTSNQKTYIVGNTDKGVLYGVHHFIRLMQINSDLSQLQIVEQPKNQFRMINQWDNLDGTVERGYSGQSIFYQNGKIVKDKKRIRDYARYLSSVGINAISINNVNVWEEETYFITNKYLAEIKAIADIFSAYAIRLYLSINFASPMAIDGLSTADPLNKEVKQWWKEKVAEIYEYIPDFGGFVVKADSEHRPGPFTYNRDHADGANMLAEALEPYDGKVVWRCFVYNCLQDWRDRATDRARAAYDHFKPLDGRFHENVLLQIKNGPMDFQVREPVSPLLGAMPQTNQLVEFQVAQEYTGQQIDLCYLIPQWKQVLDFDTHIKGTGSTISEIVAGNIHAYKYSGIAAVSNIGDDENWTGHTLAQANLYGYGRLIWDPSLSSQEIAEEWISQTFGNQKEVVEKIGSMLLSSWTIYENYTAPLGVGWMVTPGIHYGPNIDGYEYSRWGTYHFADREGIGVDRTIETGTGYTDQYEEPNRSIYNILSECPDELLLFFHHVPYKYTLKNGETVIQHIYNTHFKGYEQVEDLMDSWNSLESLMDNDRFKNVQDRFRRQKINAKEWRDQINSYFYRKSGIADQYNRTIY
- a CDS encoding glycosyl hydrolase — its product is MTEKFAPAPLFRDPIYDGAADPTVIWNHLEQKWWMLYTNRRTTSPGIGVSWVHGTDLGIASSEDGCDWLYRGTVSGLDVQNGRNTFWAPEVIYHEGMYHMYVSYIEGIPSKWEGHYRSILHYTSRDLWQWNYQSTLDLSSAFVIDAAVHRLPNGKWRMWYKDERNGSHTYAADSDDLYNWTTGEPVITDFPHEGANVFKWQGFYWLIVDEWNGQGVYQSDDAIEWRRHNKILSEDGNRRDDQGPALHADVLVVKEKAYIFYFTHPDRNKGYTEESYQAKRSSIQIAELELVNGRLICDRNKKV